In a single window of the Luteibacter rhizovicinus DSM 16549 genome:
- a CDS encoding glycoside hydrolase family 127 protein, which produces MRVDTHFGGLLGDALAANLQGRLSHFIVDEHSPAIALFAPERRALNDEGDWYGEHAGKWLVAASRAAARCGDEALRARVLRVADYLVSIQEDDGYLGTYAPSRRFMVPQPPKPVSWNGEPSVRTWDIWTHAYLMLGLLEVHRHFGGSRYLDAVRHIGDLCLHTLSSGGIDITDLGNHFGMSATVLLDPAVDLHLATGDPRYLELARLVLRQADAHPPLALLSQCLAGTDVAFIATGKAYQLAWNLVGVAKLHRVTGEPALLRAVENVWRSIRDHHLTLGGGPWGGVAHRSREVFNAPGAFIPEAYVETCSTLAWIQLNRELLQITGEAHYAEEIERSAYNDLLAAQAPDGEDWCYYVFPNGRRVHTTYWRCCKSSGAMAVEELPDIATIARDPRTLDINIYGPGQSSALLEGAGRVRLTQSTAWPYPDDIRITISLEEPAHFALRLRVPSWAEGAALSVNGEDAGVPVPPGHYAVIDRDWHEGDVVVAHFPAQPILHRASHRNVQESRAPDGSAVHQEVLHVDYVGVTCGPLVYATDLIDGFKTSETVKLPEEAQALWLTLLPREHGEAPVIRLDPGYRTSLRFTPYFSAGGRRDGAWRLTWLSLAPERSL; this is translated from the coding sequence ATGAGGGTGGACACTCATTTCGGCGGCCTGCTCGGCGACGCACTGGCGGCGAACCTCCAGGGGCGCCTGTCGCATTTCATCGTGGACGAACACAGTCCGGCGATCGCCTTGTTCGCACCCGAGCGCCGTGCACTGAACGACGAAGGCGATTGGTACGGCGAGCATGCCGGCAAATGGCTGGTCGCCGCCTCACGTGCCGCGGCACGGTGCGGTGACGAGGCGCTTCGCGCACGTGTACTGCGCGTTGCGGATTACCTGGTTTCGATCCAGGAAGACGACGGCTACCTCGGCACGTACGCGCCCAGTCGTCGCTTCATGGTTCCGCAGCCACCGAAGCCGGTGAGCTGGAACGGTGAGCCGAGCGTGCGCACCTGGGATATCTGGACCCACGCTTACCTGATGCTAGGGTTGCTGGAGGTCCACCGTCATTTCGGTGGTTCGCGCTATCTCGACGCGGTACGCCACATCGGCGATCTCTGCCTGCACACGCTGTCGTCGGGCGGCATCGATATCACCGACCTGGGCAATCACTTCGGCATGTCGGCGACGGTGCTGCTGGACCCCGCCGTGGACCTGCACCTGGCGACCGGCGATCCGCGATATCTGGAGCTGGCCCGGCTTGTCCTTCGGCAGGCGGATGCCCATCCGCCACTGGCGTTGCTGAGCCAATGCCTTGCAGGGACGGACGTCGCCTTCATCGCGACCGGCAAGGCGTACCAGCTGGCCTGGAATCTCGTCGGGGTGGCCAAGCTTCATCGCGTCACGGGAGAGCCGGCACTCCTGCGCGCGGTGGAGAACGTCTGGCGCAGCATCCGCGATCACCACCTGACACTGGGTGGCGGGCCATGGGGCGGCGTCGCCCATCGTTCCCGCGAAGTGTTCAATGCACCCGGCGCCTTCATTCCCGAAGCCTACGTGGAAACCTGTTCCACGCTCGCCTGGATCCAGCTCAATCGCGAGTTGTTGCAGATCACCGGCGAGGCGCATTACGCCGAGGAGATCGAACGCTCCGCCTACAACGACCTTCTCGCTGCCCAGGCGCCCGATGGCGAGGACTGGTGCTACTACGTGTTCCCCAACGGCCGGCGCGTGCACACGACGTACTGGCGTTGCTGCAAGTCGAGCGGCGCCATGGCGGTCGAGGAGCTCCCGGATATCGCGACGATCGCACGGGATCCGCGAACGCTGGATATCAACATCTACGGTCCGGGTCAGTCGTCGGCCTTGCTCGAGGGAGCGGGTCGCGTGCGGCTGACCCAGTCCACCGCGTGGCCCTATCCCGATGACATCCGTATCACGATCTCCCTGGAGGAGCCGGCGCACTTCGCGTTGCGCTTGCGGGTGCCCAGCTGGGCCGAGGGTGCGGCGTTATCGGTTAACGGCGAAGACGCAGGCGTGCCGGTGCCCCCAGGTCACTACGCCGTCATCGACCGCGATTGGCATGAAGGCGACGTAGTCGTCGCTCACTTTCCCGCACAACCCATCCTGCATCGGGCCAGTCATCGCAACGTCCAGGAATCGCGGGCGCCGGACGGCAGCGCGGTGCACCAGGAGGTATTGCATGTCGACTATGTCGGTGTCACCTGCGGTCCGCTGGTCTATGCCACGGATCTCATCGACGGCTTCAAGACCAGCGAGACCGTAAAACTACCGGAGGAGGCACAGGCACTCTGGCTTACGCTGCTCCCACGGGAGCACGGCGAAGCGCCTGTCATACGGCTGGATCCTGGCTATCGCACGTCCTTGCGCTTCACCCCGTATTTCTCGGCGGGAGGGCGGCGTGACGGTGCATGGCGGCTGACGTGGTTATCGCTGGCTCCGGAACGGTCCTTGTAG
- a CDS encoding CaiB/BaiF CoA transferase family protein, which translates to MAPVDNEARMETPTSSPRAPSGPLAGIRVLDLSAYIAGPYGCTLLADQGADVIKIEPPGGDNLRQYPSTLATESRAFLGVNRSKRGIVLDLKNPSDHAALLRLVREADVLVHNFRPSVPARLGIDHDRLSLINSRLIYCAVTGYGDQGPMKDKAGYDQVLQTMTGMSTLQGKRGGPPEVIFGSVVDYYAAALLAAGVSSALYERERSGLGQYVGVSLLRSALTMQSARMIWADGESLDIGRDMRSGGVTGIHPTREGYIYISANTPHFWKALCERTGLQSLFDDPRFDTVRKRAEHHEEIVPKLHAALASRTAIEWETLFGDAVPSAAARRIEDMFDHPQVTAEGLVATFEHPVVGQYRGVNHPIHFGRTPAPEPFAAPTLNQHESLLESNIP; encoded by the coding sequence ATGGCACCTGTGGATAACGAGGCACGCATGGAAACACCGACATCGTCCCCCCGCGCGCCCTCGGGCCCCCTCGCCGGCATCCGGGTACTGGATCTCAGTGCTTACATCGCCGGCCCGTACGGCTGCACGCTGCTGGCCGACCAAGGGGCGGACGTCATCAAGATCGAACCGCCCGGCGGGGACAATCTGCGCCAGTATCCGTCGACGCTGGCGACGGAAAGTCGCGCTTTTCTCGGCGTGAACCGGAGCAAGCGCGGCATCGTGCTGGATCTGAAAAATCCGTCGGATCATGCGGCGCTGCTGCGTCTGGTGCGCGAGGCCGATGTGCTCGTGCACAACTTCCGCCCCAGCGTACCGGCGCGCCTGGGTATCGATCACGACCGCCTCAGCTTGATCAATTCACGCCTGATCTATTGCGCGGTCACCGGTTACGGCGACCAGGGCCCGATGAAAGACAAGGCCGGTTACGACCAGGTGCTGCAGACGATGACCGGGATGTCGACGCTGCAGGGCAAGCGTGGCGGTCCGCCGGAGGTCATCTTCGGTTCCGTGGTGGATTATTACGCCGCCGCCTTGCTCGCCGCTGGCGTGTCGTCGGCGCTGTACGAGCGCGAACGCAGTGGCCTGGGCCAGTACGTGGGCGTCTCGCTGCTGCGCAGTGCGTTGACGATGCAGTCGGCGCGGATGATCTGGGCCGATGGCGAATCGCTGGATATCGGCCGGGACATGCGCTCGGGCGGCGTGACCGGCATTCATCCGACGCGCGAGGGCTATATCTACATCTCGGCCAATACGCCGCACTTCTGGAAGGCGCTTTGCGAGCGCACGGGACTCCAGTCCCTGTTCGACGATCCGCGCTTCGACACGGTGCGCAAGCGCGCGGAGCACCATGAAGAAATCGTGCCGAAGCTGCACGCGGCGCTCGCCTCGCGCACGGCGATCGAGTGGGAGACGTTGTTCGGTGACGCCGTACCCAGCGCCGCCGCGCGTCGCATCGAAGACATGTTCGACCATCCACAGGTCACCGCCGAAGGTCTCGTCGCTACGTTCGAACACCCCGTGGTCGGCCAGTACCGGGGCGTCAATCATCCCATCCATTTCGGCCGCACGCCCGCGCCCGAACCCTTCGCCGCGCCGACGCTCAACCAGCATGAGTCGTTGCTCGAGAGCAACATTCCGTGA
- a CDS encoding excinuclease ABC subunit UvrA, which produces MKKRTVSPAAVPGNGFVRVRGAREHNLKNIDVAVPRDALVVFSGVSGSGKSSLAFGTLYAEAQRRYFESVAPYARRLIDQVGVPDVDEIEGLPPAVALQQQRGTPGTRSSVGSVTTLSSLVRMLYSRAGSYPAKQPMLFAEDFSPNTPQGACPNCHGLGRVYEVTEQTMVPDPSLTIRERAIASWPPAWHGQNLRDILVTLGYDVDVPWRDLPKKQRDWILFTEEQPVAPVYAGFTPAETRAALKRKTEPSYMGTYMGARRYVLHTFATTQSPLMKKRVSRFMIGSLCPVCDGKRLKREALSVTFAGVDIGSLSAMSFDRLVETLRPAAEGRFGEPTAGGKTTQSRAAGKRDIARRVAAGGLGHEGSSDVRRTPNLSEEKRIAAQRIAQDLIARIGTLQSLGLGYLSMDRSSPTLSPGELQRLRLATQIRSNLFGVVYVLDEPSAGLHPADGEALFNALGQLKASGNSIFVVEHDLDMMRRADWLVDVGPDAGEKGGEILYSGPPTGLAKVAASHTARYLFGDAGVAKRTAREPRGWLELRNVTRNNLHRLTARFPLGVFTSVTGISGSGKSSLVSQALVELLGEHLGHEPRVAEDENDDLEPSVITRTTGHIHSGADAITRLIQVDQKPIGRTPRSNLATYTGLFDHVRKLFASTKAAKSKRYDAGRFSFNVAKGRCETCEGEGFVSVELLFMPSVYAPCPTCHGARYNEQTLAVRWNDRNIAEVLGMTVDEACAFFADEANVLKSLLLLRDIGLGYLRLGQPATELSGGEAQRIKLATELQRAQRGSSVYVLDEPTTGLHPSDVDKLVAQLQGLVDAGNTVIVVEHEMRVVAGSDWVIDVGPGAGDQGGRIVAAGTPRDVALSKESRTAPYLAPLL; this is translated from the coding sequence ATGAAGAAACGAACGGTCTCTCCCGCCGCCGTGCCCGGCAATGGCTTCGTCCGGGTTCGCGGCGCCCGCGAACACAACCTCAAGAACATCGACGTGGCCGTGCCACGCGATGCGCTGGTGGTGTTTTCCGGCGTCTCGGGCTCCGGCAAGTCCTCGCTGGCCTTCGGCACGCTATACGCGGAGGCACAGCGGCGCTACTTCGAGTCCGTGGCACCGTACGCTCGCCGCCTGATCGACCAGGTGGGTGTGCCCGACGTGGACGAGATCGAAGGCCTGCCACCCGCCGTGGCGCTGCAGCAACAGCGCGGCACACCGGGCACGCGCTCATCGGTCGGCAGCGTTACCACGCTTTCCAGCCTGGTACGCATGCTCTATTCGCGTGCAGGCAGCTATCCGGCGAAGCAGCCGATGCTGTTCGCCGAGGACTTTTCGCCCAATACCCCGCAGGGTGCGTGCCCGAACTGCCATGGCCTCGGTCGGGTCTACGAAGTCACCGAGCAGACGATGGTGCCGGACCCTTCGCTGACCATCCGCGAACGCGCCATCGCTTCCTGGCCGCCCGCGTGGCACGGACAGAACCTGCGCGACATCCTGGTCACCCTGGGCTACGACGTGGACGTGCCCTGGCGCGATCTGCCGAAGAAACAGCGCGACTGGATCCTCTTCACCGAGGAGCAACCGGTCGCGCCGGTGTACGCGGGATTCACGCCTGCCGAGACACGCGCGGCACTGAAGCGCAAGACCGAACCGAGCTACATGGGTACCTACATGGGTGCCCGACGCTACGTGCTGCACACCTTCGCGACAACGCAAAGCCCGTTGATGAAGAAGCGCGTATCGCGTTTCATGATCGGCAGCCTCTGTCCGGTCTGCGACGGCAAGAGGCTCAAGCGTGAGGCGCTGTCGGTCACCTTCGCGGGCGTCGACATCGGCAGTTTGTCCGCGATGTCGTTCGATCGCCTGGTGGAGACGCTCCGTCCGGCGGCCGAGGGCCGTTTCGGTGAACCCACCGCCGGCGGCAAGACGACGCAGAGTCGCGCCGCGGGCAAGCGCGATATCGCGCGCCGGGTGGCCGCTGGCGGCCTGGGCCACGAAGGCTCCTCGGACGTGCGGCGCACGCCGAACCTCTCGGAAGAGAAGCGTATCGCCGCGCAACGCATCGCCCAGGATCTCATCGCACGCATCGGCACGCTGCAGTCGCTCGGACTCGGCTACCTGTCGATGGACCGCAGCAGCCCTACCCTTTCGCCGGGCGAGCTGCAGCGCTTGCGCCTTGCCACGCAGATACGCAGCAACCTGTTTGGCGTGGTGTATGTGCTCGACGAACCCTCCGCCGGACTGCACCCTGCCGACGGTGAAGCGCTATTCAATGCATTGGGGCAATTGAAGGCGTCGGGAAACTCGATCTTTGTCGTCGAACATGATCTCGACATGATGCGCCGCGCCGACTGGCTGGTCGATGTGGGTCCGGATGCGGGCGAGAAGGGTGGTGAGATTCTCTACAGCGGCCCACCGACCGGACTGGCCAAGGTGGCCGCTTCGCATACCGCACGTTATTTGTTCGGCGACGCCGGCGTCGCAAAACGCACGGCTCGCGAGCCACGCGGCTGGCTCGAGCTGCGCAACGTGACGCGCAACAACCTGCATCGCCTGACGGCACGTTTCCCACTCGGTGTCTTTACGTCGGTGACGGGCATTTCCGGGTCGGGCAAGTCGAGCCTGGTCAGCCAGGCGCTGGTGGAACTGCTCGGCGAACACCTTGGCCACGAGCCGCGCGTGGCCGAGGACGAGAACGACGACCTCGAGCCCAGCGTCATCACCCGCACGACCGGCCACATCCATTCGGGTGCCGACGCCATCACCCGCCTCATCCAGGTCGACCAGAAGCCGATCGGACGTACGCCACGCTCCAACCTTGCGACGTACACGGGATTGTTCGACCACGTGCGCAAGCTGTTCGCATCGACCAAAGCGGCAAAGTCGAAGCGTTATGACGCGGGCCGCTTCTCCTTCAACGTGGCCAAGGGTCGCTGCGAAACCTGTGAGGGCGAAGGGTTCGTCAGCGTCGAGCTGCTGTTCATGCCGAGTGTCTATGCGCCCTGCCCGACCTGTCACGGCGCGCGCTACAACGAGCAGACCCTGGCCGTCCGCTGGAACGACAGGAACATCGCCGAGGTGCTCGGCATGACCGTGGATGAAGCCTGCGCGTTCTTCGCCGACGAAGCCAACGTGTTGAAGTCACTCCTTCTTCTTCGCGACATCGGCCTGGGCTACCTGCGTCTGGGCCAGCCGGCAACCGAGCTCTCAGGTGGCGAAGCCCAGCGCATCAAGCTGGCGACCGAACTGCAACGCGCCCAGCGCGGGAGCAGCGTGTATGTCCTGGATGAACCTACGACGGGCCTGCATCCTTCTGACGTCGACAAGCTCGTCGCGCAGTTGCAGGGCCTCGTCGACGCAGGCAATACCGTTATCGTCGTCGAGCACGAAATGCGCGTCGTCGCCGGTAGCGACTGGGTGATCGATGTGGGCCCCGGCGCGGGCGACCAGGGCGGACGGATCGTCGCCGCCGGTACGCCGCGCGATGTCGCGCTCTCAAAGGAGAGTCGTACCGCCCCCTACCTCGCCCCGCTCCTGTAG
- the poxB gene encoding ubiquinone-dependent pyruvate dehydrogenase: MKTVADRLVETLEVAGVKRIYGLVGDSLNGITESLRQRGTIAWSPVRHEEVAAFAAGAEAQLTGELTVCAGSCGPGNLHLINGLFDCHRSRVPVLAIAAHIPSTETGSGYFQETHPQILFKECSHYVELVTDPDHVPRIIETAIREAVTKQGVAVVVISGDVALRAAGERLPAANLIPRLPLVAAPDEDLDALAALLDEGKRITLFCGAGCAGAHDEVLALAERLKAPVVHSLRGKEHVEHDNPYDVGMTGLIGFSSGYHAMESCDVLLLLGTDFPYRQFYPTKAHIAQIDIRGENLGKRCRLSLGVVGDVRDAIGRLLPRLKATHDPAHLDTARDLYKHAREGLDAQANASSTHRPIHPQLLATLISEVASDDAVFTCDVGEATVWAARYLKLGGGRRLLGSFLHGSMANAMPQAIGAQTAYPGRQVVSMSGDGGFSMLMGDLLTIRQSKLPVKIVIFNNGLLGFVDIEMKAGGFLPVGTTLDNPDFAKVAEAMGIYSVRVEDPTKLRDALVQAFAHDGPAVVDVVTDKLELVMPPTITLEQAKGFSLWMMKAVIDGRAKEIVDLAVSALRH; encoded by the coding sequence ATGAAAACGGTAGCCGACCGACTGGTCGAGACGCTCGAAGTAGCTGGTGTCAAACGCATCTATGGCCTGGTGGGCGATTCGCTCAACGGCATTACCGAATCGTTGCGCCAGCGCGGAACGATCGCCTGGTCGCCGGTCCGGCACGAAGAAGTGGCCGCGTTCGCCGCCGGCGCCGAAGCCCAGCTGACCGGTGAGCTCACCGTGTGTGCCGGCAGCTGCGGCCCCGGCAACCTGCATCTGATCAACGGCCTCTTCGACTGCCACCGGAGCCGTGTACCGGTGCTCGCCATCGCCGCGCACATCCCCAGTACCGAGACGGGCTCGGGCTACTTCCAGGAAACGCACCCGCAGATCCTCTTCAAGGAATGCAGCCACTACGTCGAGTTGGTCACCGACCCGGACCACGTGCCGCGCATCATCGAAACCGCCATCCGTGAAGCAGTGACCAAGCAGGGTGTGGCCGTCGTCGTCATCTCCGGCGATGTCGCCTTGCGCGCCGCTGGCGAACGCTTGCCGGCGGCGAACCTGATTCCGCGGTTGCCGCTGGTGGCGGCACCGGACGAGGATCTCGACGCGCTGGCCGCGTTACTGGACGAAGGCAAGCGGATCACCCTGTTCTGCGGTGCCGGCTGCGCGGGAGCCCACGACGAGGTGCTCGCCCTGGCCGAACGGCTCAAGGCACCCGTGGTGCACAGCCTGCGGGGCAAGGAACACGTGGAGCACGACAATCCCTACGACGTCGGCATGACCGGACTGATCGGCTTCTCCTCGGGCTACCACGCCATGGAATCCTGCGACGTGCTGCTCCTGCTCGGCACGGACTTCCCGTACCGGCAGTTCTATCCGACCAAGGCGCATATCGCGCAGATCGACATCCGCGGCGAGAACCTCGGCAAGCGCTGTCGCCTCTCGCTGGGTGTGGTCGGCGACGTGCGCGACGCGATCGGCAGACTGCTACCCAGGCTGAAGGCCACGCACGATCCGGCTCACCTGGATACGGCACGCGATCTTTACAAGCACGCACGCGAAGGCCTCGATGCGCAGGCCAACGCGTCGTCGACGCATCGCCCCATCCATCCGCAGCTGTTGGCGACGCTGATCAGCGAGGTCGCCAGCGACGATGCGGTGTTCACCTGCGATGTCGGTGAGGCCACGGTATGGGCCGCGCGCTACCTGAAACTCGGCGGTGGGCGCCGGTTGCTGGGCTCGTTCCTGCATGGGTCGATGGCGAACGCCATGCCCCAGGCCATCGGTGCACAGACGGCCTACCCGGGCCGACAGGTCGTTTCGATGTCCGGCGACGGCGGCTTCAGCATGCTGATGGGCGACCTGCTGACCATCCGGCAATCGAAGCTTCCGGTGAAGATCGTCATCTTCAACAACGGCCTGCTGGGCTTCGTGGATATCGAGATGAAGGCCGGCGGCTTCCTGCCCGTGGGCACGACACTGGATAACCCTGACTTCGCCAAGGTGGCGGAGGCTATGGGCATCTACTCGGTTCGTGTGGAAGACCCGACGAAGCTGCGCGATGCCCTCGTGCAGGCCTTCGCGCACGACGGTCCGGCCGTGGTCGATGTCGTCACCGACAAGCTCGAGCTGGTCATGCCGCCGACGATCACGCTGGAGCAGGCCAAGGGATTCAGCCTTTGGATGATGAAGGCCGTGATCGACGGTCGCGCGAAGGAAATCGTCGACCTCGCGGTGTCTGCGCTGCGCCACTGA
- a CDS encoding TetR/AcrR family transcriptional regulator, with protein MADPHLPKSHATKRATRQDGDQTRSHLLDIAGRLFAEHGYLGTSSKEICLRAGVNMAAVNYHFGSRDGLYGAVLVEAHRQVVSQESLLTFVQSDLSPRDKLRSLIAHFVAQAGLGEKSWGFRVVLREMMSPSPMAPTLINEAIAPKAGIVAGLMAGYLDLPLTHPAVQRGMMMTIVPCITMLLGPESLRTTVMPALNPSSEGLVEDMTTFVLAGLDALSAKHAR; from the coding sequence ATGGCCGACCCACATCTTCCGAAATCGCACGCCACGAAACGGGCTACCCGGCAGGACGGCGACCAGACCCGCTCCCATCTTCTGGACATCGCGGGCAGGCTGTTCGCCGAGCACGGTTACCTGGGTACCTCCAGCAAGGAAATCTGCCTTCGGGCGGGCGTGAACATGGCCGCGGTGAACTATCACTTCGGCAGCCGTGACGGCTTGTACGGCGCCGTCCTGGTCGAAGCCCACCGGCAGGTGGTGAGCCAGGAATCCCTGCTGACCTTCGTCCAGTCGGACCTCTCCCCGCGTGACAAGCTACGCAGTCTGATCGCCCACTTCGTCGCACAGGCCGGGCTAGGCGAAAAATCCTGGGGCTTTCGTGTCGTGCTGCGCGAGATGATGTCGCCCTCGCCCATGGCCCCGACCCTGATCAACGAAGCCATCGCGCCCAAGGCCGGCATCGTCGCCGGCCTGATGGCGGGATATCTGGATCTGCCCCTCACCCACCCTGCCGTGCAGCGCGGCATGATGATGACCATCGTGCCTTGCATCACCATGTTGCTCGGTCCGGAAAGCCTCCGCACCACGGTGATGCCAGCGTTGAATCCCTCATCGGAGGGACTGGTCGAAGACATGACGACCTTCGTCCTGGCCGGCCTGGACGCATTGTCGGCGAAACACGCCCGCTAG
- a CDS encoding efflux RND transporter periplasmic adaptor subunit — protein MQKPKPIVLVAVVVLAVLVGGGIWWLMRPKGPQIIVLHGNVDIRQVSLAFNANERITDMRVNEGDRVSAGQVLATLDTTTLALRLARSQAQLAVQDEVLRRLEAGNRPQEIAQADANVRAAVADARKAHQTLDRLRAISQGTGGRAVSREELDDAVAAAASADAKLDAERKAQDLSVAGPRKEDIDEARAQRDAALADSAVTKQQLADAELKAPSDAVVRSRLLEPGDMASPQRPAYALALVHPKWVRAYVSEANLSRIKPGQAARVTTDSAPDQPIDGRIGYISSVAEFTPKNVETNELRTSLVYEVRINVTDPDDRLRMGMPATVELPGTVAAQP, from the coding sequence ATGCAGAAACCCAAGCCCATCGTCCTCGTCGCCGTCGTCGTTCTCGCCGTCCTGGTCGGGGGTGGTATCTGGTGGCTCATGCGCCCCAAAGGGCCGCAGATCATCGTCCTGCACGGCAATGTGGATATCCGCCAGGTGTCGCTCGCCTTCAACGCCAACGAACGGATCACCGACATGCGGGTGAACGAAGGCGACCGGGTGAGCGCCGGGCAGGTCCTCGCGACGCTGGATACGACGACGCTCGCGCTGCGCCTGGCCCGGTCGCAGGCCCAGCTGGCCGTGCAGGACGAGGTGCTGCGGCGGCTGGAGGCGGGCAACCGTCCGCAGGAGATTGCCCAGGCCGATGCCAATGTGCGCGCGGCCGTCGCCGATGCACGCAAGGCACACCAGACACTCGATCGCCTGCGGGCGATCAGCCAGGGCACGGGCGGTCGCGCGGTGAGCCGCGAAGAGCTGGACGATGCCGTGGCCGCCGCCGCCTCGGCCGATGCGAAGCTCGATGCCGAACGCAAGGCACAGGATCTCTCAGTAGCCGGCCCCCGCAAGGAAGACATCGACGAGGCACGCGCCCAGCGCGATGCCGCCCTTGCCGACAGTGCCGTGACGAAACAACAGCTCGCCGACGCCGAACTGAAGGCGCCCTCCGATGCCGTGGTGAGGAGCCGGTTGCTCGAACCCGGCGACATGGCCTCGCCGCAACGACCGGCCTACGCACTCGCCCTCGTGCATCCGAAGTGGGTACGTGCGTATGTGTCGGAGGCTAACCTCAGCCGGATCAAGCCGGGGCAGGCGGCTCGCGTGACGACGGATAGCGCGCCCGATCAGCCGATCGACGGCCGCATCGGTTACATCTCGTCGGTCGCCGAATTCACGCCGAAGAACGTCGAGACCAACGAGCTGCGCACCAGCCTCGTCTACGAGGTGCGGATCAACGTGACCGATCCGGACGACCGCCTGCGCATGGGCATGCCGGCGACCGTGGAACTGCCGGGCACCGTCGCGGCACAGCCATGA
- a CDS encoding ATP-binding cassette domain-containing protein: MTTPVALVAQGVSKRFIVKKAGRTVVALDDVSIEVKGAALTALVGPDGAGKTTLLRLAAGLMVADAGTMTVLGIDAATDPQAIQNRISYMPQRFGLYDDLSVQENLDLYADLHGVPADVRGKRYQRLMEMTDLGRFTDRPAGKLSGGMKQKLGLACTLVRSPELLLLDEPTVGVDPLSRRELWQILEQLVGEENLSVLVSTSYMDEAARCAHVAVLHDGKVLAQGTPASIRDTAEGLCFAVTPPTDQAPRHLQARLLDDDQTIGAVPRGGKVHFVRTRLAVEQGDPGLAPLLGDVEAMSVQPTLEDGFMLALRSKVQRDLSSAASVGTSTTATTSASHAGSTAAKAGETVIEVKDLVRTFGDFTAVDRTSFSVSQGEIFGLLGPNGAGKTTTFRMLCGLLPASGGTLRVAGYDLRKARAQARQQIGYVSQKFALYGNLTVDENLTFFGGAYGLSGKRLRERMDAVKSQFELDDAGHAQAGLLPGGFKQRLAMATGLLHEPDILFLDEPTSGADPLARREFWRRITALAEAGTTVVITTHFMEEAEYCDRVVIQDAGKVLALGTPAAIRRQAGETDAQPFDMEQAFIGIVEQNRKATRDGSREAA; the protein is encoded by the coding sequence ATGACTACGCCGGTGGCCTTGGTGGCGCAGGGCGTCAGCAAACGCTTCATCGTCAAGAAGGCCGGGCGCACCGTGGTCGCGCTGGACGACGTCTCGATCGAGGTGAAGGGCGCGGCGTTGACCGCGCTGGTCGGCCCCGATGGCGCCGGTAAGACGACCCTGCTGCGACTGGCCGCTGGCTTGATGGTCGCCGACGCGGGGACGATGACGGTACTCGGCATCGACGCGGCCACGGACCCGCAGGCGATCCAGAACCGGATCAGCTACATGCCGCAACGCTTCGGTCTCTATGACGACCTGAGCGTGCAGGAGAACCTCGATCTCTACGCCGACCTTCACGGGGTTCCCGCGGACGTGCGCGGCAAGCGCTATCAGCGCCTGATGGAGATGACCGACCTGGGGCGCTTTACCGATCGTCCCGCAGGCAAGCTATCCGGCGGCATGAAGCAGAAGTTGGGCCTGGCCTGCACCCTGGTGCGTTCTCCCGAACTGCTCCTACTCGACGAACCGACGGTGGGTGTCGATCCGCTGTCGCGTCGCGAGTTGTGGCAAATCCTCGAGCAGCTCGTCGGCGAAGAAAACCTCAGTGTGCTGGTCAGCACCTCGTACATGGACGAGGCCGCGCGTTGCGCGCACGTCGCCGTGTTGCATGACGGCAAGGTGCTGGCGCAGGGCACGCCGGCGTCGATACGCGATACCGCCGAAGGACTCTGTTTCGCCGTCACGCCACCGACGGACCAGGCGCCGCGGCATCTTCAGGCGCGTCTCCTTGACGACGACCAGACCATCGGTGCCGTACCACGCGGCGGCAAGGTTCACTTCGTGCGTACCCGGCTCGCGGTGGAACAGGGCGATCCCGGTCTCGCGCCGCTACTGGGCGACGTGGAAGCCATGTCGGTTCAGCCGACGCTCGAAGATGGATTCATGCTTGCGCTGCGGTCGAAGGTGCAGCGCGATCTTTCGTCGGCCGCCTCGGTCGGAACGTCGACAACGGCAACGACCTCGGCGTCGCATGCCGGGTCCACTGCGGCGAAGGCTGGCGAAACCGTGATCGAAGTGAAGGACCTCGTACGCACCTTCGGCGATTTCACCGCGGTGGATCGGACGAGTTTCTCGGTCAGCCAGGGCGAGATCTTCGGTCTGCTCGGGCCGAACGGCGCGGGTAAGACGACCACCTTTCGCATGCTTTGCGGTCTGTTACCGGCCAGCGGCGGGACGTTGCGCGTCGCCGGTTACGACCTGCGCAAGGCCCGGGCGCAGGCGCGCCAGCAGATCGGTTATGTGTCGCAGAAGTTCGCCCTCTACGGCAACCTGACCGTGGACGAGAACCTGACGTTCTTCGGTGGCGCTTATGGCCTCTCGGGCAAACGCCTGCGTGAGCGCATGGACGCCGTGAAGTCGCAGTTCGAACTCGATGACGCCGGCCACGCGCAGGCGGGGCTGCTGCCCGGCGGTTTCAAGCAGCGCCTGGCCATGGCCACGGGCCTGTTGCACGAGCCGGACATCCTCTTTCTCGATGAACCCACCAGCGGTGCCGACCCGCTCGCGCGCCGTGAATTCTGGCGACGGATCACAGCCCTCGCTGAAGCCGGCACCACCGTCGTCATCACCACCCACTTCATGGAGGAAGCCGAGTACTGCGACCGCGTGGTGATCCAGGATGCCGGCAAGGTACTGGCCCTGGGTACGCCAGCGGCGATCCGCCGCCAGGCGGGCGAGACCGATGCGCAGCCCTTCGACATGGAACAGGCGTTCATCGGCATCGTCGAACAGAATCGCAAGGCGACGCGCGATGGCTCGCGGGAGGCGGCATGA